One Setaria viridis chromosome 3, Setaria_viridis_v4.0, whole genome shotgun sequence DNA window includes the following coding sequences:
- the LOC117850318 gene encoding uncharacterized protein, translating into MVFYFKARPEAGDYTIFMGLDKYENEDLIKYGFPEDIWFHVDKMSSAHVYVRLNKGQTMDDMSEGLLEDCAQLVKANSIQGNKVNNIDVVYTPWYNLKKTPSMDVGQVGFHNPKLVRTIKVEKRINEIVNRLNKTKVERKPDLKAEREAVSAAEKAERKAQLRDKKRREEMERLEKEKQAEIRSYKGLMVQEKMTSNKQIASGSKTLQELEEDFM; encoded by the exons ATGGTGTTCTACTTCAAGGCGCGGCCCGAGGCCGGCGACTACACCATCTTCATGGGCCTCGACAAGTACGAGAACGAGGACCTTATCAAGTACGGATTCCCCGAGGACATCTG GTTCCATGTAGATAAGATGTCCTCTGCACATGTATATGTGAGACTGAATAAAGGTCAGACAATGGATGACATGAGTGAAGGTCTGCTGGAAGACTGTGCACAACTTGTCAAAGCTAATTCCATTCAAG GTAATAAGGTCAATAACATTGATGTAGTTTATACTCCATGGTACAATTTGAAGAAGACCCCTTCAATGGATGTGGGTCAAGTTGGTTTTCACAACCCTAAATTG gttcGGACTATTAAAGTAGAAAAGCGGATCAATGAGATTGTGAACCGCTTGAACAAGACAAAGGTGGAGCGGAAGCCTGACTTGAAGG CTGAAAGAGAGGCTGTGAGTGCTGCTGAAAAGGCAGAAAGAAAGGCACAGCTTAGAGACAAG AAACGTAGGGAAGAAATGGAGAgacttgagaaggagaagcaggCTGAAATCAGGAGCTATAAGGGGCTGATGGTCCAAGAGAAGATGACTTCCAACAAGCAAATCGCGTCTGGCAGCAAGACCCTGCAAGAGCTCGAAGAAGACTTCATGTGA